The window TGCCCCGACGGACGCTCCGCCAGTCCGCCGCCCGCGCCGAACATCTGACCGGTAATTCGAACACCCCGGGCGCGCAGGGCCGTTGTCCACAGGCGGAGCCGGTTCTCCACCGTCCACAGGCCACCGGCCCCCGAGTTATCCAGAATTCCTCCACAGGCCGCGCGCCGCTACGCTCTTCCGCGCAGGTCAGGTGCCTGTGGACTTGTGCACAACGGTTGTCCACAGGCTGTGGACAATTGGCGGGCCGTCAGTGGGCCATTCGAGTTGTCCACCGGTTGTCCCCAGGGTGGCGGCGGTTATCCCCAGGTTGTCCACAGCCGCGTCCACAGTTCGACAACCGTGGGCCTGCGTTCATGCCCTGGTGTGAAAGGCGTCACGAAATGTTGACCGGCCCCCGTGGATAACCGGGCCCGGATCTGGGGACGGCGCTGGGGATAACCTGTGGATACCCAACGTGCCCTGTGGGTAACGCTCCGCTGTCCACAGCGGGCCCTGTTCGTCCACAGCCGCCGTCCACACCTCCTGTGGACAAAAAACCGGGCCTGACCTGCACGAACAGGGTTATCCACGGTTTCCACAGGCCCTACTACTACCACTACACCTATAGACCAGTTGAAGGGCTTGAAAGCAGGTGGGGGCGAAATCTGTGGACAACCGCTCCCCGACATCTGTTCGGCCTGCTTCCGCCCGTCTGCCCCGTCTGTCGGTGGAGTACGTCAGACTGTCCTCTGCGACTGGATGCGGAGTGGCAGAGCTCGGCGGCCCACCGCACCGACGACCAAGATCAGACCAACCAGACTTTGCGAGCGGGAGCGCTCGATCCAGGAGGCGGTTACCGGTGAAGTTCCGGGTGGAGCGTGACGTCCTCGCGGAGGCGGTGGCCTGGGCTGCCCGCAGCCTCCCGGCACGGCCGCCGGTGCCGGTGCTGGCCGGCCTGCTGCTGACGGCGCAGGAGGGCAGCCTGGCGCTGTCCGGCTTCGACTACGAGGTCTCGGCCCGGGTCGAGCTGGAGGCGGACGTCGAGGAGGCCGGCACCGTGCTGGTCTCCGGCCGGCTGCTGAACGACATCTCGCGCAACCTTCCCAACAGGCCTGTGGAGATCTCCACCGACGGCCAGCGGGTCAGCGTGGTCTGCGGCAGCTCCCGGTTCACCCTCCCCACCCTGCCGGTGGACGAGTACCCGGCCCTGCCCCAGATGCCGACCGCGACCGGCACCGTCTCCGGTGACGTGTTCGCCTCGGCGGTCAGCCAGGCCGCGGTGGCCGCCGGCCGCGACGACACCCTCCCGGTGCTCACCGGTGTGCGGGTCGAGATCGAGGGCGACCGGATCACCCTGGCCGCCACCGACCGCTACCGCTTCGCCGTCCGCGAGCTGCTGTGGAAGCCCGAGCAGCCGGACATCTCGGCGGTCGCGCTGGTCCCCGCCAAGACGCTGCAGGACATCGCCAAGTCCCTGGGCAGCGGCGACACCGTCTCGATCGCGCTGTCCTCGGGCGGCGCGGGCGAGGGCCTGATCGGCTTCGAGGGCGCCGGCCGCCGGACCACCACCCGGCTGCTGGAGGGCGAGTTCCCCAAGTTCCGCAGTCTCTTCCCGACGGAGTTCAGCGCCGTCGCCGCGATCCAGACCCAGCCCTTCCTTGAGGCGCTCAAGCGCGTCTCGCTGGTCGCCGAGCGCAACACCCCGGTCCGGCTCAACTTCGAGCAGGGCGTGCTGACGCTGGAGGCCGGTTCGGGCGACGACGCCCAGGCCACCGAGCGGATCGACGCGGACCTGGAGGGCGACGACATCTCGATCGCCTTCAACCCGGGCTACCTGGAGGAGGGCCTCAAGGCCATCGACTCCGCCTACGCCCAGCTGAGCTTCACCACGCCGACCAAGCCGGCGCTGCTCAGCGGCAAGGCCTCGGTGGACACCGAGGCCGACGAGGCCTACCAGTACCTGATCATGCCGGTCCGCCTCTCCGGCTGACCGACCGCCCGGGGCGGCTCCGGCCGCCCCGCCGGTGTCACGAGCGCGCGTCGCCCGGGCTGTCCACAGCCCGGGCGTCCAGCCTGTGGAAGGCCTCCCCCGGTCGGCCCGACCACGGGGAGGCCCTCGCGCTTCAGCGCGTAGGCTCAGGGCAGCGCGGCAACGGCGCCGCAGGCAGGCACGTCACCCCAGGTAAGGACTTGGTCATGGAGCTCGGCCTCATCGGTCTCGGCAAGATGGGCGGCAACATGCGCGAGCGGATCCGCCGCGCCGGCCACACCGTCATCGGTTACGACCGCAACCCCGACATCTCCGATGTCGAGAGCCTCCAGGAGCTCGTGACCAAGCTCCAGGGCCCGCGCGTGGTCTGGGTCATGGTTCCGGCCGGGGCCGCCACCCAGGCGACCGTGGACGAGCTCGCCGAGCTGCTCTCCCCCGGCGACGTGGTCGTGGACGGCGGGAACTCCCGCTGGACGGACGACATCAAGCACGCCGAGTCGCTGGCCGCCAAGGGCATCGGCTTCGTCGACTGCGGCGTCTCCGGCGGCGTCTGGGGCCTGGAGAACGGCTACGCGCTGATGTACGGCGGCGACGCCGAGCACGTCGCCAAGGCGAAGCCGGTCTTCGACGCCCTCAAGCCCGAGGGCGACTTCGGCTCGGTGCACGCGGGCGCGGTCGGCGCCGGCCACTTCGCCAAGATGGTCCACAACGGCATCGAGTACGCGATGATGCAGGCCTTCGCCGAGGGCTGGGAGCTGCTGGAGGCGGCCCCCGAGGTCACCGACGTGCGCGAGGTCTTCCGCAGCTGGCAGGAGGGCACGGTCATCCGCTCCTGGCTGCTGGACCTCGCCGTTCGCGCGCTGGACGACGACGAGCACCTGGCCAAGCTCAAGGGCTGGGCCGCCGACTCCGGCGAGGGCCGCTGGACGGTCGAGGCCGCGATCGACCACGCCGTGCCGCTGCCGGCGATCACCGCCTCGCTCTTCGCCCGGTTCGCCTCCCGCCAGGACGACTCGCCGCAGATGAAGATGATCGCCGCGCTGCGCAACCAGTTCGGCGGCCACGCGGTCGAGTCGAAGTAGTCCGCCCCACCCGGGACGTCCACAGAAGGCGAGCGCAGTCCACAGCCATGCACGTCGCGCATCTGTCGCTCGCCGACTTCCGTTCCTACGCCCGGGCCGAGGTTCCCCTCGACCCGGGCGTGACGGCGTTCGTCGGACCCAACGGCCAGGGCAAGACCAACCTGGTCGAGGCGATCGGCTACATCGCCACCCTCGGCAGCCACCGGGTGGCAACCGACGCCCCGCTGATCCGGCTCGGCGCCGAGCGGGCGGTGATCCGCACCTCGGTGGTGGCCGGGAGCCGCAGCACCCTGGTCGAACTGGAGATCACCCCGGGCAAGGCCAACCGCGCCCGGATCAACCGCTCCGACAACGTCCGGCCCAGGGACGTCCTGGGCCTGCTGCGCACCGTGCTGTTCGCCCCCGAGGACCTCAGCCTGGTCAAGGGCGACCCGGGCGAGCGCCGGCGCTTCCTGGACGAGCTGCTGACCGCCCGGGCGCCCCGGCTGGCCGGCGTCCGGCAGGACTACGAGCGGGTGCTGAAGCAGCGCAACGCCCTGCTGAAGACCGCCGCGATGGCCCGCCGCTCCGGCGGCGGCAAGGGCGCGGACCTCTCCACCCTGGAGGTCTGGGACGGCCACCTGGCACGTGCCGGAGCCGAGCTGACCGCCTTCCGGATCCAGCTGGTCGCCTCCCTGCAACCGCTGGTGACGGCCGCGTACGGGCAGCTCGCGCCCGCCGGCGGCGAGACCGTGCTGGAGTACCGCAGCTCCTTCGAGGGCGAGCTGCCGACCAGCCGCGAGCAGGCCGAGGAGCAGCTGCTCCAGGCCCTGCGGGCGGCCCGCAAGCAGGAGGTCGAGCGCGGTCTGACGCTGGTCGGGCCGCACCGCGACGAGCTGGGCCTGCGGCTCGGACCGCTGCCGGCCAAGGGCTACGCCAGCCACGGCGAGTCCTGGTCGTTCGCGCTGGCGCTGCGGCTGGCCTCCTACGAGCTGCTGCGCGCCGACGGCGGCGAACCGGTGCTGATCCTCGACGACGTCTTCGCCGAGCTGGACGCCACCCGCCGCGACCGGCTGGCCGAGCTGGTCGCCGGCGGCGAGCAGGTCCTGGTCACCGCGGCGGTCGCGGAGGACGTGCCGAAGGCCCTGGCCGGGGCCCGGTACTCGGTGGCCGACGGCGCGGTCCGCCGGGTCGACGCCTGACGGACGGCGGCCGCGCGCCCCGTTCCTCCACCGCACCTCCACACCTGCCGCCCCTTCGACCCGCCGTCCGGCGTGCCCCCGTCCCCGTCCGCTCCCGTACGCTGGACGGCTCACCGGCGCGTAGCCGCGACCGTTGTCCACAGGCTGGGGAAAGGAGATCGCCATGAGCGATCCGACCGGGAAGACCCCTCAGCCGGGTGCCCTCCCACTGACCGCCCTCCCGCTCACCGCCCTCCCACCGGCCGCCGACCAGCCGGAGGCCGGGCAGCCGGGCGGCCCGGCACCGACCGGCGCCGACCTGGCCCGCTCGGCGCTGCGGGCGGCCCGGGCGCAGGCCCGCCAGCGGGGCGAGCAGGTCCGGGAGAAGCGCGAGGCGAAGCGGTACGGGCTGCGCAGCGGGGCGCGCTCGGACGGCCGTGACCCGGTGCCGCTGGGGGCGGCGCTGAACCGGCTGCTGACCGAGCGCGGGTGGGAGTCCTCGGCGGCGGTCGGCGGGGTGATGGGCCGTTGGGCGCAGATCGTCGGCCCCGACATCTCGGCGCACTGCGAGCCCACCTCCTACGACGACGCGGCCGCGGTGCTCACCGTGCAGTGCGACTCCACCGCCTGGGCCACTCAACTGCGGTGGCTGGCAAGGCAGTTGGTGGCCCGTCTGAATCACGAGCTCGGCCGCGGCACGGTCAAGACGATCAAGGTGCTGGGGCCGGCCGCGCCGGTCCGCGGCTACGGCCGGCTGCGCGCGCCGGGGAGCAAGGGACCGGGCGACACCTGGGGGTGACCGCGGGCGCCCGCGGTCGAGCGGACCGGAATCTTCCGGAACCCCTGACGGCCCTTCCAGGCGCTCTGTGCCCCCGGGGCGAGTATCGGGACATGTGCAGAGGGGATTCAGGGCGGCGTATCTGCCCTCAGGGGCTGCCAAAAGCCCATCTCTGTCAGTCCTACCGGTAGACTGAGAGCCAAACACTGTTGCTAGTGGCAACCGAGTCGAAACGCCGTGGTCGCACGCTCGCCCGCACGGGGCGGGGATGCGGCCCGTGCTGTGCCAGAGAGGGCGCTTCGTGGCCGATTCCGGCAACCCCAGCCAGACCCCAGACCAGACCGAGCAGGCGGCCGAGAGCACCTACACCGGAAGCAACATCCAGGTGCTGGAGGGCCTCGACGCCGTCCGCAAGCGCCCCGGCATGTACATCGGCTCGACCGGTGAGCGTGGCCTGCATCACCTGGTGCAGGAGGTCGTGGACAACTCCGTCGACGAGGCGATGGCCGGGTACGCCGACACCATCGACGTCACGCTCCTCGCCGACGGCGCGGTCCGCGTCGTCGACAACGGCCGAGGCATCCCGGTGGACATCGTCCCCGGCCAGGAGAAGCCGGCCGTCGAGGTCGTGCTCACCGTCCTGCACGCGGGCGGCAAGTTCGGCGGCGGCGGCTACGCCGTCTCCGGCGGCCTGCACGGCGTCGGCGTCTCGGTGGTGAACGCCCTGTCCACCCGTCTCGCGGTGGAGATCCACCGGGACGGGCACCTCTGGACCCAGGAATACAAGATGGGCGCGCCGACCGCCGCCCTGGTGAAGGGCGAGCCGACCGAGCGGACCGGCACCACCGTCACGTTCTGGGCCGACCCGGACATCTTCGAGACCACGGTCTACTCCTTCGAGACGCTCTCCCGGCGCTTCCAGGAGATGGCGTTCCTCAACAAGGGCCTGACCATCTCGCTGACCGACGAGCGGCCGGAGCACGCGGACGAGGAGGGCAACCCGCTCTCCGTCACGTACCGGTACGACGGCGGCATCGCCGACTTCGTCGCCCACCTCAACTCCCGCAAGGGCGACGTGATCCACCCCTCGGTGATCGACTTCGAGGCGGAGGACAAGGAGAAGACGATCTCCGTGGAGGTCGCGATGCAGTGGAACTCCTCGTACACCGAGGGGGTCTACTCGTTCGCCAACACCATCCACACCCACGGCGGCGGCACCCACGAAGAGGGCTTCCGCGCGGCGCTGACCGGCCTGGTCAACCGCTACGCGCGGGACAAGAAGCTGCTCCGCGAGAAGGACGACAACCTCTCCGGCGAGGACATCCGCGAGGGTCTGACCGCGATCATCTCGGTCAAGCTCGGCGAGCCGCAGTTCGAGGGCCAGACCAAGGACAAGCTGGGCAACACCGAGGCGAAGACCTTCGTCCAGCGGGTGGTCCACGAGCAGCTGAACGACTGGCTGGACCGCAACCCGAACGAGGCCTCGGACATCATCCGCAAGTCCATCCAGGCCGCCACCGCGCGCGTGGCCGCCCGGAAGGCGCGGGACCTGACCCGCCGCAAGGGCCTGCTGGAGTCCGCCTCGCTGCCCGGCAAGCTGAGCGACTGCCAGTCCAAGGACCCGGCCGAGTGCGAGATCTTCATCGTCGAGGGCGACTCCGCCGGCGGCTCCGCCAAGCAGGGCCGTGACCCGCGCATCCAGGCGATCCTCCCGATCCGCGGCAAGATCCTGAACGTCGAGAAGGCCCGGATCGACAAGGTGCTGCAGAACACCGAGGTCCAGGCGCTGATCTCGGCCTTCGGCTGCGGCATCCAGGAGGACTACGACGAGTCCAAGCTGCGCTATCACAAGATCGTCCTGATGGCGGACGCCGACGTCGACGGGCAGCACATCCGCACCCTGCTGCTCACCCTGCTGTTCCGCTTCATGCGGCCGCTGGTCGAGTCCGGCTACGTCTACCTCGCGATGCCCCCGCTGTACAAGATCAAGTGGGGCAAGGACGACTTCGACTACGTGTACTCCGACCGCGAGCGCGACGCCACCATCGCGGCGGGCGTCGCGGCCGGTCGCCGGCTGCCCAAGGACGACGCGATCCAGCGCTTCAAGGGTCTCGGCGAGATGAACGCCGAGGAACTGCGGGTGACCACCATGGACCAGGCCCACCGCCTGCTCCAGCAGATCACCCTGGAGGACGCGGCCCGCGCCGACGACCTCTTCTCCGTCCTGATGGGCGAGGACGTCGAGGCCCGCCGCTCCTTCATCCAGCGCAACGCCAAGGACGTCCGCTTCCTGGACGTGTGACGGGGCCCGCCCCTGCCAGCACAGTCCAGTCACGCGTGAAAGGAAACTGACCACCAGTGGTCGACGACAACCGTCCCGACGGCGAGCAGCCGGACGCCAGCACCGCCACCGACACCTTCGTGTCCCGGGTCGAGCCGATCGAGCTCGAGACCGAGATGCAGCGCTCGTACCTCGACTACGCGATGAGCGTGATCGTCAGCCGTGCGCTGCCCGAGGTCCGCGACGGCCTCAAGCCGGTGCACCGGCGCGTGCTCTACGCCATGTACGACGGCGGGTACCGCCCCGAGAAGGGCTACTACAAGTGCGCCCGCGTCGTCGGCGACGTCATGGGCAACTACCACCCGCACGGTGACACCTCGATCTACGACACCGTGGTCCGCCTGGCCCAGCCGTGGTCGCTGCGGATGCCGCTGGTGGACGGCAACGGCAACTTCGGCTCGCCGGGCAACGACCCGGCCGCGGCCATGCGCTACACCGAGTGCAAGCTGATGCCGCTGGCCATGGAGATGATGCGCGACATCGACGAGGAGACCGTCGACTTCGCCGCCAACTACGACGGCCGCTCGCAGGAGCCCACCGTCCTGCCCGCGCGCATCCCCAACCTGCTGGTCAACGGTGCCACCGGCATCGCGGTCGGCATGGCCACCAACATCCCGCCGCACAACCTGCGCGAGGTCGCCTCCGGCGCGCTCTGGGCGCTGGAGCACCCGGAGGCCTCCAACGAGGAGCTGCTGGAGGCCCTGATCGAGCGGATCAAGGGCCCGGACTTCCCGACCGGCGCGCTGATCGTCGGCCGCCGCGGGATCGAGGAGGCGTACCGCACCGGGCGCGGCTCGATCACCATGCGCGCGGTGGTCGAGGTCGAGGAGATCCAGGGCCGCCAGTGCCTGGTGATCACCGAGCTGCCCTACCAGGTCAACCCGGACAACCTCGCGCTGAAGATCGCCGACCTGGTCAAGGACGGCAAGGTCGCCGGCATCGCCGACGTCCGCGACGAGTCCTCCTCGCGCACCGGCCAGCGCCTGGTCATCGTGCTCAAGCGGGACGCCGTCGCCAAGGTCGTGCTGAACAACCTCTACAAGCACACCGACCTGCAGACCAACTTCGGCGCCAACATGCTGGCGCTGGTCGACGGCGTGCCGCGCACGCTCTCGCTCGACGCCTTCATCCGGCACTGGGTCAACCACCAGGTCGACGTCATCGTCCGGCGCACCACCTTCCGGCTGCGCAAGGCCGAGGAGCGGGCGCACATCCTGCGCGCCCTGCTGCGCGCCCTGGACATGATCGACGAGGTCATCGCGCTGATCCGGGCCTCGGCCAGCGCCGACGCCGCCCGCAGCGGCCTGATGGAGCTGCTCGCCATCGACGAGCTCCAGGCCAACGCGATCCTGGAGATGCAGCTGCGCCGCCTGGCCGCCCTGGAGCGCCAGCGGATCATGGACGAGCACGACGAGCTGCAGCGCAAGATCGACGAGTACAACGCGATCCTGGCCTCCCCGGGCCGTCAGCGCGAGATCATCTCCGAGGAGCTGACCGCGATCGTCGAGAAGTACGGCGAC of the Kitasatospora sp. NBC_01246 genome contains:
- the dnaN gene encoding DNA polymerase III subunit beta, encoding MKFRVERDVLAEAVAWAARSLPARPPVPVLAGLLLTAQEGSLALSGFDYEVSARVELEADVEEAGTVLVSGRLLNDISRNLPNRPVEISTDGQRVSVVCGSSRFTLPTLPVDEYPALPQMPTATGTVSGDVFASAVSQAAVAAGRDDTLPVLTGVRVEIEGDRITLAATDRYRFAVRELLWKPEQPDISAVALVPAKTLQDIAKSLGSGDTVSIALSSGGAGEGLIGFEGAGRRTTTRLLEGEFPKFRSLFPTEFSAVAAIQTQPFLEALKRVSLVAERNTPVRLNFEQGVLTLEAGSGDDAQATERIDADLEGDDISIAFNPGYLEEGLKAIDSAYAQLSFTTPTKPALLSGKASVDTEADEAYQYLIMPVRLSG
- the gnd gene encoding phosphogluconate dehydrogenase (NAD(+)-dependent, decarboxylating); the protein is MELGLIGLGKMGGNMRERIRRAGHTVIGYDRNPDISDVESLQELVTKLQGPRVVWVMVPAGAATQATVDELAELLSPGDVVVDGGNSRWTDDIKHAESLAAKGIGFVDCGVSGGVWGLENGYALMYGGDAEHVAKAKPVFDALKPEGDFGSVHAGAVGAGHFAKMVHNGIEYAMMQAFAEGWELLEAAPEVTDVREVFRSWQEGTVIRSWLLDLAVRALDDDEHLAKLKGWAADSGEGRWTVEAAIDHAVPLPAITASLFARFASRQDDSPQMKMIAALRNQFGGHAVESK
- the recF gene encoding DNA replication/repair protein RecF (All proteins in this family for which functions are known are DNA-binding proteins that assist the filamentation of RecA onto DNA for the initiation of recombination or recombinational repair.); this encodes MHVAHLSLADFRSYARAEVPLDPGVTAFVGPNGQGKTNLVEAIGYIATLGSHRVATDAPLIRLGAERAVIRTSVVAGSRSTLVELEITPGKANRARINRSDNVRPRDVLGLLRTVLFAPEDLSLVKGDPGERRRFLDELLTARAPRLAGVRQDYERVLKQRNALLKTAAMARRSGGGKGADLSTLEVWDGHLARAGAELTAFRIQLVASLQPLVTAAYGQLAPAGGETVLEYRSSFEGELPTSREQAEEQLLQALRAARKQEVERGLTLVGPHRDELGLRLGPLPAKGYASHGESWSFALALRLASYELLRADGGEPVLILDDVFAELDATRRDRLAELVAGGEQVLVTAAVAEDVPKALAGARYSVADGAVRRVDA
- a CDS encoding DUF721 domain-containing protein → MSDPTGKTPQPGALPLTALPLTALPPAADQPEAGQPGGPAPTGADLARSALRAARAQARQRGEQVREKREAKRYGLRSGARSDGRDPVPLGAALNRLLTERGWESSAAVGGVMGRWAQIVGPDISAHCEPTSYDDAAAVLTVQCDSTAWATQLRWLARQLVARLNHELGRGTVKTIKVLGPAAPVRGYGRLRAPGSKGPGDTWG
- the gyrB gene encoding DNA topoisomerase (ATP-hydrolyzing) subunit B is translated as MLCQRGRFVADSGNPSQTPDQTEQAAESTYTGSNIQVLEGLDAVRKRPGMYIGSTGERGLHHLVQEVVDNSVDEAMAGYADTIDVTLLADGAVRVVDNGRGIPVDIVPGQEKPAVEVVLTVLHAGGKFGGGGYAVSGGLHGVGVSVVNALSTRLAVEIHRDGHLWTQEYKMGAPTAALVKGEPTERTGTTVTFWADPDIFETTVYSFETLSRRFQEMAFLNKGLTISLTDERPEHADEEGNPLSVTYRYDGGIADFVAHLNSRKGDVIHPSVIDFEAEDKEKTISVEVAMQWNSSYTEGVYSFANTIHTHGGGTHEEGFRAALTGLVNRYARDKKLLREKDDNLSGEDIREGLTAIISVKLGEPQFEGQTKDKLGNTEAKTFVQRVVHEQLNDWLDRNPNEASDIIRKSIQAATARVAARKARDLTRRKGLLESASLPGKLSDCQSKDPAECEIFIVEGDSAGGSAKQGRDPRIQAILPIRGKILNVEKARIDKVLQNTEVQALISAFGCGIQEDYDESKLRYHKIVLMADADVDGQHIRTLLLTLLFRFMRPLVESGYVYLAMPPLYKIKWGKDDFDYVYSDRERDATIAAGVAAGRRLPKDDAIQRFKGLGEMNAEELRVTTMDQAHRLLQQITLEDAARADDLFSVLMGEDVEARRSFIQRNAKDVRFLDV
- the gyrA gene encoding DNA gyrase subunit A; this encodes MVDDNRPDGEQPDASTATDTFVSRVEPIELETEMQRSYLDYAMSVIVSRALPEVRDGLKPVHRRVLYAMYDGGYRPEKGYYKCARVVGDVMGNYHPHGDTSIYDTVVRLAQPWSLRMPLVDGNGNFGSPGNDPAAAMRYTECKLMPLAMEMMRDIDEETVDFAANYDGRSQEPTVLPARIPNLLVNGATGIAVGMATNIPPHNLREVASGALWALEHPEASNEELLEALIERIKGPDFPTGALIVGRRGIEEAYRTGRGSITMRAVVEVEEIQGRQCLVITELPYQVNPDNLALKIADLVKDGKVAGIADVRDESSSRTGQRLVIVLKRDAVAKVVLNNLYKHTDLQTNFGANMLALVDGVPRTLSLDAFIRHWVNHQVDVIVRRTTFRLRKAEERAHILRALLRALDMIDEVIALIRASASADAARSGLMELLAIDELQANAILEMQLRRLAALERQRIMDEHDELQRKIDEYNAILASPGRQREIISEELTAIVEKYGDERRSTLIPSDGDLSIEDLIAEEDIVVTITRGGYVKRTRSDLYRSQKRGGKGVRGAQLKQDDIVDHFFVTTTHNWILFFTNKGRVYRAKGYELPDAGRDARGQHVANLLAFQPEEHITQVMAVRTYEDKPYLVLATRAGLVKKSALKDYDSPRSGGLIAINLRQDEEGRDDELIGAELVSAEDDLLLVSRKAQSIRFTATDDALRPTGRATSGVKGMSFREDDELLSMNVVRPGTYVFTATDGGYAKRTGVDEYRVQGRGGFGTKAAKIVEGRGSLVGALVVDDSDEIMAITLSGGVIRTRVSEVRETGRDTMGVQLINLGKRDAVVGMARNAEAEGEELLEDEASDAESTEVAEGTETVAGGEEAQA